One window of Triticum dicoccoides isolate Atlit2015 ecotype Zavitan chromosome 5A, WEW_v2.0, whole genome shotgun sequence genomic DNA carries:
- the LOC119297625 gene encoding uncharacterized protein LOC119297625, whose amino-acid sequence MPSLSYHRTLLVVFDRQFGHLSASKMKIGKGTELLKKVAATCKNKTSVLAARLLVLVSLRRRLATVGAFSHRIHALVAAADREKSARVDCHKALVVRRVRKTPAIPGGEIVVNISHQLALFDPEDDGDGGCTDRTLHTIFNDDDNNCCYTEDCEVGDDEDDGHVLLDECDEDVDDQPPVIDVIRNNREAQGLEFSIDNEIDQAADMFITRFQKRMNQSF is encoded by the coding sequence ATGCCAAGCTTGAGCTATCACAGAACCCTACTTGTTGTGTTTGATAGGCAGTTTGGCCACCTCTCAGCATCGAAGATGAAGATTGGCAAGGGCACGGAGCTTCTGAAGAAGGTGGCTGCGACGTGCAAGAACAAGACCAGCGTGCTGGCAGCCAGGCTCCTCGTCCTCGTGTCCCTCCGTCGCAGGTTGGCCACTGTCGGCGCCTTCTCCCACAGGATCCATGCGCTTGTGGCTGCCGCTGACCGGGAGAAAAGTGCCAGGGTGGACTGCCACAAGGCTCTCGTGGTGCGCAGGGTCCGGAAGACGCCAGCGATCCCTGGTGGTGAGATTGTTGTTAATATCTCTCATCAACTGGCACTGTTTGATCCAGAGGATGATGGTGATGGTGGCTGCACTGATCGGACACTACACACCATCTTCAATGACGATGACAACAACTGTTGTTACACCGAAGATTGTGAGGTGGGCGACGATGAAGATGATGGTCATGTGCTACTCGATGAGTGTGATGAAGACGTCGATGACCAACCGCCGGTCATAGATGTAATCCGGAACAACCGAGAGGCACAGGGTTTAGAGTTCAGCATTGACAACGAAATTGATCAGGCTGCTGACATGTTCATCACAAGGTTCCAGAAGCGGATGAATCAGAGCTTCTAG